Proteins from a genomic interval of Salvelinus alpinus chromosome 7, SLU_Salpinus.1, whole genome shotgun sequence:
- the LOC139580264 gene encoding protocadherin gamma-A8-like, translating to MDILGRMAAGEALKSAGWGLRWQVRVSILLVCVLSAVNGQVRYSVPEEMRKGLFVGDVAKDLGLDIKRLVSGRAQLVIDGNNQYVELNPNKGHLVVKERIDREKLCGQKSPCSFSLEIVLENPLELFSITIEIQDINDHAPAFSKKELNLEISESAPIGTVFLLDSAADPDVGINSLHSYSLQPTDHFVIKQHSRADGSKYAEMVLQSGLDREKQSEHSLILTAVDGGDPQRTGTVKIHITVLDANDNAPVFTESLYKATVIEHALGGTSVAKVSAIDADQGYNGNVTYSFTHMDEGTPPLFNIDPYTGEIKVTGAIDYETVQNYEIHIQAKDPWGLTSASKLIIDILDVNDNTPIITMTSFSGKIAEDAIPGTVVALISVQDVDSGKNGQVRLNINENLPFKIKTSLRNYYTLVTEKGLDREKVSSYNITLIATDEGLPPLSSMNTVVLDITDVNDNAPAFSKNVYSTHVMENNSPGVSVVAIQATDPDRGQNSRISYYLIDSELNGNPVSTYFSINSENGVIHSVRSLDYEQVKEFKIHVKAQDGGSPPLSSNTTVLIYVKDQNDNAPQVLYPVQTSSSLVAEMVPRSADVGYLVTKVVAVDVDSGQNAWLSYKLQKATDRALFEVGLQNGEIRTIRQVNDKDAVKQRLTVVVEDNGQPSRSATVNVNVAVADSFPEVLSEFTDFTHDKEYNDNLTFYLVLALAVVSFLFITCLVVIISLKIYRWRQSRVLYHSNLPVIPYYPPRYADTLGTGTLQHVYNYEVCRTTDSRKSDCRFVRPCSQNVLIMDPSSTGTMQRMQSEQNILDEPDSPLEFLQSVCRVRTLSAAVDQ from the exons ATGGATATTTTGGGGAGGATGGCCGCAGGAGAGGCTTTGAAGAGCGCAGGCTGGGGTTTGAGATGGCAAGTGCGAGTCTCCATTTTGCTTGTCTGCGTACTGAGTGCGGTGAATGGACAGGTTCGATATTCTGTACCAGAAGAGATGAGAAAGGGCTTGTTTGTCGGAGATGTGGCGAAAGACCTTGGTTTGGACATAAAGAGGCTGGTTTCAGGTCGGGCGCAGTTAGTTATAGACGGTAATAACCAATATGTAGAGCTGAATCCGAACAAAGGACATCTGGTTGTGAAAGAAAGGATTGACAGGGAGAAACTGTGCGGTCAGAAATCTCCGTGTAGTTTCAGTCTAGAGATTGTCTTAGAAAATCCGCTTGAATTATTTTCGATTACTATCGAAATTCAAGACATAAACGACCATGCCCCAGCGTTTTCTAAGAAGGAACTTAATTTAGAAATCAGTGAATCTGCACCTATAGGGACCGTGTTCTTGCTAGACAGTGCCGCGGACCCTGACGTAGGTATCAACTCCCTTCACAGCTATTCTCTACAACCAACTGATCATTTTGTTATCAAACAGCATAGTCGAGCCGACGGCAGTAAATACGCAGAGATGGTGTTGCAGTCTGGACTTGACCGTGAAAAACAGAGCGAACACTCCCTGATACTAACTGCAGTCGATGGTGGGGACCCACAGAGAACTGGAACCGTTAAGATACATATTACTGTTCTAGACGCAAACGACAATGCACCTGTATTTACTGAGTCTTTGTACAAAGCCACTGTTATTGAACACGCGCTGGGAGGCACATCTGTAGCAAAAGTAAGTGCCATCGATGCAGATCAAGGGTATAACGGAAATGTGACGTATTCCTTCACACATATGGATGAGGGTACCCCGCCCTTGTTCAATATAGACCCCTATACCGGGGAGATTAAAGTAACTGGTGCCATAGATTACGAAACTGTTCAGAATTACGAGATACACATTCAAGCTAAAGACCCATGGGGTCTGACAAGTGCGAGTAAATTAATTATTGATATCCTGGACGTGAATGATAACACTCCGATCATAACCATGACATCGTTTTCGGGTAAAATCGCAGAGGATGCTATCCCTGGTACAGTTGTGGCATTGATAAGTGTCCAGGATGTAGACTCTGGTAAAAACGGACAGGTGCGTTTAAACATCAACGAAAATCTCCCTTTTAAGATAAAGACGTCTCTTAGAAACTACTACACATTGGTAACTGAGAAGGGCTTAGACCGGGAGAAAGTTTCTAGCTACAACATTACCCTCATTGCCACCGATGAAGGTTTACCTCCGTTATCAAGCATGAACACTGTCGTTTTAGACATCACTGATGTTAATGACAACGCACCAGCTTTTAGTAAAAATGTGTATAGCACGCACGTTATGGAAAACAATTCTCCCGGCGTTTCAGTGGTTGCTATTCAAGCGACGGATCCAGATAGGGGTCAAAACTCACGTATCTCTTACTATCTAATTGACAGTGAGCTAAACGGAAACCCAGTCTCCACCTATTTCTCAATTAACTCTGAGAACGGTGTGATTCACTCAGTGCGCTCACTGGATTATGAACAAGTTAAGGAGTTCAAAATACACGTCAAAGCTCAAGACGGAGGCTCGCCACCTCTTAGCAGTAATACAACTGTTCTGATTTATGTTAAAGATCAGAACGACAACGCGCCTCAGGTTCTGTACCCAGTCCAGACTAGCAGCTCTCTGGTGGCTGAAATGGTGCCACGTTCAGCAGACGTGGGCTATCTTGTCACTAAAGTGGTGGCTGTTGATGTGGACTCTGGACAGAATGCCTGGCTCTCGTATAAACTGCAGAAAGCGACAGACAGGGCGCTGTTTGAAGTGGGCTTACAGAATGGAGAAATAAGAACTATACGTCAAGTCAATGATAAAGATGCTGTGAAACAAAGGCTCACTGTTGTAGTTGAGGACAACGGGCAGCCCTCTCGTTCAGCTACAGTCAATGTTAACGTGGCGGTGGCGGACAGCTTCCCTGAAGTGCTCTCGGAGTTCACTGACTTTACGCACGACAAGGAGTACAATGACAACCTGACTTTTTACTTAGTCTTGGCTTTGGCTGTAGTTTCATTTCTGTTCATCACATGTTTAGTGGTTATTATATCACTGAAAATATACAGATGGAGACAGTCTCGCGTCCTCTATCATTCCAATCTCCCGGTTATTCCGTATTATCCACCGCGTTACGCAGACACTTTGGGGACAGGAACTCTACAGCACGTGTACAATTACGAGGTGTGCAGGACGACTGActccagaaagagtgactgtaggTTCGTCAGACCCTGTAGTCAGAACGTACTGATAATGGACCCCAGTTCTACAGGGACGATGCAGCGGATGCAGAGTGAACAGAACATCCTGGAtgaaccagactccccactagAG TTTCTGCAGAGCGTTTGCCGTGTTCGGACTCTGAGTGCCGCTGTTGATCAATGA
- the LOC139581387 gene encoding protocadherin beta-16-like, translating to MGNWRSTGRRGGWQVLFFILCLCALDSVTGQARYSIPEEQSEGSIVGNIGRDLGLEVKRLVSGKARIITKGARQYVDLNRDKGLLVVKERIDREELCGQTTPCSFSFELIIENPIQLYRVTVEVRDINDNTPSFPKDEINLEISEYAVSGARFSLESAVDPDVGVNGIQNYSLKPTDHFKLEVHSQADGGKYIEMILQTPLDREKQETLSLMLIATDGGEPQRTGTVRIHITVLDANDNAPVCGQPVYKTDVKESSPKGTLITTVSANDADQGVNGEVTFSIAHVAKEAKELFELNVDTGEIKLVGNLDFENTKNYQLNVKARDHGGFTDTCKVVIQIIDENDNVPTIQLMSFSNSIPEDSPPGTTVAVINVEDADSDGNGVVICSINADIPFKIESSLTDYYTIVTESTLDRETVSEYNVTITVSDEGTPPLSSNKNITVKVSDVNDNPPKFDQPIYSKFIQENNSPGFSIFSVRASDADWGQNARVSYFLDDKQVNGVTASSFVSVNSENGAIHAVRSFDYEQIKSFQLNVTARDGGSPPLSSVVAVRILVQDQNDNAPQVLYPVQTSSSLVAEMVPRSADVGYLVTKVVAVDVDSGQNAWLSYKLQKATDRALFEVGLQNGEIRTIRQVTDKDAVKQRLTVVVEDNGQPSRSATVNVNVAVADSFPEVLSEFTDFTHDKDYNDNLTFYLVLALAVVSFLFITCLVVIISVKIYRWRQSRVLYHSNLPVIPYYPPRYADTLGTGTLQHVYNYEVCRTTDSRKSDCRFVRPCSQNVLIMDPSSTGTMQRMQSEKNILDEPDSPVEVSLL from the coding sequence ATGGGTAACTGGAGGTCGACAGGGCGCAGAGGCGGGTGGCAAGTACTGTTTTTCATTCTTTGTCTGTGCGCCCTAGATTCTGTGACTGGGCAGGCACGATATTCCATACCCGAGGAGCAGTCAGAGGGGTCGATCGTTGGAAACATTGGTAGAGATTTGGGTTTGGAGGTGAAGAGACTAGTGTCCGGTAAAGCTCGCATTATAACAAAAGGAGCACGACAGTATGTAGATCTGAACCGAGACAAAGGGCTCCTCGTTGTTAAAGAGAGAATCGACCGAGAGGAGCTCTGCGGACAGACAACGCCTTGTAGCTTCAGCTTTGAGCTTATCATAGAAAACCCCATTCAGTTATATCGAGTTACAGTAGAGGTTCGTGATATTAACGACAACACACCATCCTTTCCAAAGGATGAAATCAATTTGGAAATCAGCGAATATGCCGTGTCCGGGGCACGTTTTTCTCTGGAGAGCGCCGTCGACCCGGACGTTGGTGTTAACGGTATACAGAATTATTCTCTAAAACCGACAGATCATTTCAAATTAGAGGTGCACAGCCAAGCCGACGGTGGTAAATATATTGAGATGATTCTGCAAACCCCcctagacagagagaaacaggagactCTGTCTCTGATGCTTATTGCTACTGACGGAGGCGAGCCTCAGAGAACTGGAACTGTCCGCATCCATATTACGGTGCTGGATGCCAATGATAATGCGCCAGTATGTGGTCAACCCGTTTATAAAACAGACGTTAAGGAGAGCTCCCCAAAAGGGACTTTGATCACCACCGTTAGCGCAAATGATGCAGACCAAGGGGTGAATGGAGAGGTCACTTTCTCCATAGCTCATGTTGCTAAAGAGGCGAAGGAGCTGTTTGAGCTTAATGTGGATACAGGGGAAATAAAATTGGTAGGAAATCTGgattttgaaaatacaaaaaacTATCAATTAAACGTGAAAGCGAGGGACCACGGAGGGTTTACGGATACTTGTAAGGTTGTCATTCAAATTATTGATGAGAACGACAATGTCCCCACAATACAACTCATGTCATTTTCTAATTCGATTCCCGAGGACTCCCCCCCTGGTACCactgtagctgttattaatgtaGAGGACGCAGACTCAGACGGCAACGGTGTCGTTATTTGCTCTATTAACGCAGATATTCCGTTCAAAATAGAGTCATCGTTAACGGATTATTATACAATAGTCACTGAAAGCACATTGGATAGAGAAACCGTGTCTGAGTATAACGTCACCATTACAGTTTCAGATGAAGGGACTCCGCCTCTCTCCAGCAATAAGAACATAACTGTTAAAGTATCAGATGTGAATGATAACCCACCCAAGTTTGATCAACCTATATATAGTAAGTTTATTCAGGAAAACAACTCGCCAGGGTTTTCTATATTCTCAGTGAGAGCGAGTGATGCTGACTGGGGACAAAATGCCCGCGTCTCCTACTTTCTCGATGATAAACAAGTTAACGGGGTGACTGCTTCCTCTTTTGTCTCAGTAAATTCAGAAAATGGCGCCATCCATGCTGTTAGGTCATTCGATTATGAACAAATCAAGTCGTTTCAATTAAACGTCACTGCCCGTGATGGAGGGTCTCCACCTCTCAGTTCAGTGGTCGCTGTCAGAATATTAGTCCAGGACCAGAACGACAACGCGCCTCAGGTTCTGTACCCAGTCCAGACTAGCAGCTCTCTGGTGGCTGAAATGGTGCCTCGTTCAGCAGATGTGGGCTATCTTGTCACTAAAGTGGTGGCTGTTGATGTGGACTCTGGACAGAATGCCTGGCTCTCCTATAAACTGCAGAAAGCGACAGACAGGGCGCTGTTTGAAGTGGGCTTACAGAATGGAGAAATAAGAACTATACGCCAAGTCACTGATAAAGATGCTGTGAAACAAAGGCTCACTGTTGTAGTGGAGGACAACGGGCAGCCCTCTCGTTCAGCTACAGTCAATGTTAACGTGGCGGTGGCGGACAGCTTCCCTGAAGTGCTCTCGGAGTTCACTGACTTTACGCACGACAAGGACTACAATGACAACCTGACTTTTTACTTAGTCTTGGCTTTGGCTGTAGTCTCATTTCTGTTCATCACATGTTTAGTGGTTATTATATCAGTGAAAATATACAGATGGAGACAGTCTCGCGTCCTCTATCATTCCAATCTCCCTGTTATTCCGTATTATCCACCGCGTTACGCAGACACTTTGGGGACAGGAACTCTACAGCACGTGTACAATTACGAGGTGTGCAGGACGACTGActccagaaagagtgactgtaggTTCGTCAGACCCTGTAGTCAGAACGTACTGATAATGGACCCCAGTTCTACAGGGACGATGCAGCGGATGCAGAGCGAAAAGAACATCCTGGATGAACCAGACTCCCCAGTAGAGGTGAGTTTGTTGTAG